The sequence TGGAGATCGGACGGGAGGTCCACTACCGCCCCGTGGAGACCGGTGGCGCGCGCAGGGCGGCGGAGATGATCGCGGAGCTCCTCTGAGGCGCCGGGGGGCGCCTCGATTCACACCGTTCAAACGGGAGGGGCACCAGGCCCGGATCTCGTGCCCCGCCGGCATGGGCCGCAGGCACGTCGTCGCGGCAGACCCGCCGCTCCCCTCCCCCTTCCAGGAGCCGCTCCGATGACCGACTCGGCCGCGAACGAGCCCGTCGACCTCTTCGACACCACGTACGCCAACTTCCGGCAGCGCGTCCACGAGCAGATCCGACGCGACACCTTCGGGGAGGACATCGTCCAGAACAGCTGGCTCGTGGCGGACGAGGCCCGGGAGCTCTTCGAGTGGATGAGGCTGGATCCCACGTCCACGGTGCTGGAGGTCGCGGTCGGGTCCGGCGGCCCCGCGCTCTTCATGGCCCGCACCACGGGCGCAGGCGTGGTCGGGATCGACGTCAACGAGCACGGGATCACGGCGGCGAACGAGATGGCCCGCGCACAGGGGCTCGAATTGCGGGTGCGCTTCCGATGCGCCGACGCGGGCCAGCCGCTCCCCTTCGAGGACGGTTCCTTCGATGCGCTCGTCTGCATCGATTCCGTCAACCACTTCCCCGGACGGCTGGCGGTGCTCCGGGAGTGGCACCGGGTGCTCCGGCCCGGCGGGCGGCTCGTCTACACGGACGCGATCGTCGTGACGGGACTGCTCACCAACGAGGAGATCGCCGCGCGCAGCTCCATCGGCTACTTCCTGTTCGGACCCGTGGGCGAGAACGAGCGACTGATCCGGGAGGCCGGCTTCGAGCTGCTCCGCGCGGAGGACCGGACGGAGGCCGTCGCCCAGGTCTCGGGGCGCTGGCACGACTCGCGGGCCGCCCACCGGGACGACCTGCTCCAGATCGAGGGCGAGGACACGTTCGAGGGCCTGCAGCGTTTTTTCGCCGCCGTGCACGCGCTCTCCAGCGAGCGTCGCCTGTCCCGCTACGCGTTCCTGGCGGTCCGATAGATCCCTGCAGGGAATCGGACGCACCCTGCGTACAGGTGATGGACCCAGGGGAGCGCGCCGGCGGGCGCCTGGGCCTCAGACCGGTGTCCCGCCCGTCCCGGTGGGGCCGCCGGCCCACCCCGGGCGCACGTCCAGCACGGGCCGCATCGCGGCGGTGCAGGGCGCGAAGAGCGACATCTGGTCGGGATCGGCGAAGACCGAGGCGAAGTCGTCCGGCGTGAGCGCGCGCGCGAGCCGCGCCGCGAAGGTGTCGCGCAGCACGCGCGCGTAGTGCTCCACGTCGTAGTCCCGCGGGTCGGCGGACCCGGCTCCGGCCTCCGCGGCGTCGGCGGAGGGAGCGACGGCGGCCCCGCCGCCCCGGGTGCGGTACACCCGCACCCGCTCGCCGACGCGCCACGAGGCGTGCCCGCTCGCGAGCAGCGCTTCGTAGGCGTGCTCGCGCCGCGTCCCGCGCGTCTCGGCGTACCTGGCCGGCGACTTGGTCAGCCGCACCTGCGACGACACGTCGGACGTGGGCAGCTCGCGGCGGCGGAGCGCGTCGAGCGTCGCGAGGTACGCCTCGCGGACCCCGCCCAGGTCCCCGGCGAACAGCCTCCCGAGCGCGTCGCGCAGGAACGCCTCCCC is a genomic window of Longimicrobiaceae bacterium containing:
- a CDS encoding methyltransferase domain-containing protein, with the protein product MTDSAANEPVDLFDTTYANFRQRVHEQIRRDTFGEDIVQNSWLVADEARELFEWMRLDPTSTVLEVAVGSGGPALFMARTTGAGVVGIDVNEHGITAANEMARAQGLELRVRFRCADAGQPLPFEDGSFDALVCIDSVNHFPGRLAVLREWHRVLRPGGRLVYTDAIVVTGLLTNEEIAARSSIGYFLFGPVGENERLIREAGFELLRAEDRTEAVAQVSGRWHDSRAAHRDDLLQIEGEDTFEGLQRFFAAVHALSSERRLSRYAFLAVR